GCTGTTCCGGCGGTCCAGGCTGCCTTTGCCTCTGAGCCTGGGCCTGGGGGGCCTGCTCGTGGGGCTGGTGTCCGTTGCCGAGCCCGGCGTCTGGGGCAACGGCCACGCGGTGGTCGACGCCTTGCTGAACGACACGCCGGAACGCCATGCCGTGATGAGCCTGCTGCTCTTGAAGATTCTGGCTACCGCGGCGGCGGTCGGTTCCGGCGCGGTCGGCGGCGTCTTCACCCCGACCCTTTTCATTGGCGCGGGCATCGGCTGGCTGTTCGGCGACGCGATGCACGCCTGGCTGCCGGAGGCGGGCGCGGCAGCCGTGACCTATGCCGTTCTGGGCATGGGCGCCTTCCTCGCCGGCACCACCCATGCCCCGGTCATGGCGATCCTGATGGTGTTCGAGATGACGCAGGACGCCGATCTGCTGTTTCCCCTGATCGTCGCGTCGATTTCCGCCCGCTACCTCTCCGCCGCGGTCCGGCCGAAGACGGTGTACGCGGATGCGCTGGGGCAGGAGAGCCCCGCCTACCCGTGGTCGTTGCGGGTCGCCGCCCTGCAATTGCCGGCGGGCCGCAGCGTGACCGCCGATGCGCCCATGGCAGCGGTCTGCCGGCTGTTCAGCCGCCATTCGATGCAGCATCTGTGGGTCGTGGATGCAGGCGGCGTTTATAGGGGCGCGATCGCCTTGCAGGCGGCGGCAAGCCTTGCCCCGAGGGAAGTCGAGCGGGGCGCAACCTACCCTGGGGCGGCGTACCCGAAGTTCGCGGGTGAATGCCTCGATGAGACGCTGCCCCAGCTTTCGCCGGATTCGCCCCTGGCTGAAGCCCTGGCCTCGTTCGAGCGAACCGGCGCGGACAGGCTGCCGGTCGTCGACGCCGGCGGTCTGCTGGCCGGAGAAATCGCCAGGGTCGACGTGCTCCTGAGTTTCAAGCAGCTTTGAGTGCCAGTTGGGAACTTCGTATCCGGCTGGCAGGACGGACGAAGTTCCCGTGGGAGTGGGCTTCAGCCCACGATCACTCGCTGCCTCAAACCCACGCCCGCAAAAGGGATTTCGATAACGCATGGATGTCGCGGATGCGTTGCGCCAAGGTATTGCCATTTCCATCGAATTCCCTCTGCGGGGCGATCCAGTATCCCGTTCCAAGTTTTCTGCGCGATATCACGCGCAATTCCGTAAAAATACGCAAGTTTCCGGTTTCCTCGATTGTAATATCGATGCCGGTATGAGGCCGGATTTGTTGGCATGATTGCTGCCATTCTTTGAGTTGGGCTGTCTGCCATCCCGGCGGCGCGCGACAACGATAAGAATCGGAGGAACCATGGCCACCACCCGTACCGCGGCGGCGCGTCTGCTGTCTGTCAGCCTGTCGTTGATACTTCTCGCGGCTTTCCTCCCGGAAGCGGCTCTCGCCGCCGCCAAGCTCAAGATCGCCAAGGCCACCTGGTCGGACACGACCGGCATGCTGGTAGTGAAAGGCAGCGCCAAGAACGCCAGCGGTTCCATCGAAATCTACGACCTCTCAGGCCGCCTACTGGGCTCGAGCCAAGGTCCCGCCTTCGTGCTGAAGCTCGATCGCGGCAGCCTCGCCGCCGTGCCCTGCGGCGTCCGGGTCCAGGCCGGCGACACCGAAGCCGTCAAGGCCGTCAAAGGCAGCCCCGCCGACTGCAAGAAAGCCCCGGCCTGCCAGATACTCACGCCGACCCAGGAAATCCACGTCAGCGCCAACACCGACGTCAGCTTCGCCGGCAGCGCCAGCCTCAACGACCCCGAAGCCCAGCCCCTCAAGCTCGAATGGGACTTCGCCGGCGGCAGCATGGGCGAGCCGATGCCCAACACCCATCCCACCGCCTACAAGCGCCCCGACGGCCAAAATACGACCGTCCAGTTCGTGCGCGACAACGCCAGCTACAAAGTGCGCTTCACCGCCTGGGACAAGAAGAACCGCTACTGCGAAGACAGCGTGATGGTGCACGTCGGCAACCCGCCGACCAACCTGCCCGACGTTTCGGCGATGGTGAAGCAGGCTCAGGA
This portion of the Methylococcus mesophilus genome encodes:
- a CDS encoding ClcB-like voltage-gated chloride channel protein — translated: MLIRAVLLIRLHLRQALGRSSLDGMLLWATLVGVVGGASSALFREAAIGLEWLLTGRTADLVSVATSLPVDKRVWIPAIGGLVAGTVLALGARLFRRGRAVDYLEAINVGDGHIPLGPTLARLGSSLCSIGSGSSIGREGGMVQFSALLASSIGGAFRLSRPRLRLLVACGGAAGIASAYNTPLAGALFIAEIVLQSLSIEILGPLVVASVLATLTIRQWIGLRPIFEAPDFGPLPSQGILPVLGLGLLAGLLAPLFLVLLERSRRLFRRSRLPLPLSLGLGGLLVGLVSVAEPGVWGNGHAVVDALLNDTPERHAVMSLLLLKILATAAAVGSGAVGGVFTPTLFIGAGIGWLFGDAMHAWLPEAGAAAVTYAVLGMGAFLAGTTHAPVMAILMVFEMTQDADLLFPLIVASISARYLSAAVRPKTVYADALGQESPAYPWSLRVAALQLPAGRSVTADAPMAAVCRLFSRHSMQHLWVVDAGGVYRGAIALQAAASLAPREVERGATYPGAAYPKFAGECLDETLPQLSPDSPLAEALASFERTGADRLPVVDAGGLLAGEIARVDVLLSFKQL